From a single Patescibacteria group bacterium genomic region:
- a CDS encoding restriction endonuclease — MAKEITTKYFKQYRQKLGFANQMDVKKFFGAKDVLPTVDFSYIKLLNKRLYEIVDLINAVVADNIKVDDLLSFKKEEIDHSFEIMKKNKILPRLNNLGRRPEQVYFSWMRGYVISSFFLKALGIVFEVDTSKIDLIGDDDLRNIETFRRTPKADLEIKLNGKEKVRIEIQSGFTGINDIKQHKVLESKRIFRDLGIHTLAIHFDLYNGQVAFVKLDEIEDRNINWITRQQMEGQTVFNINQNYFVWKITQKPIKYKKIKFDL, encoded by the coding sequence ATGGCAAAAGAAATAACAACTAAATATTTTAAGCAATACAGACAAAAATTAGGTTTTGCCAATCAAATGGATGTTAAAAAGTTTTTTGGAGCCAAGGATGTTCTCCCGACCGTAGATTTTAGCTACATAAAGTTATTAAACAAGAGACTTTACGAAATAGTTGATTTAATAAACGCTGTCGTTGCTGATAATATAAAGGTTGATGATCTGCTTTCGTTTAAAAAAGAAGAGATAGACCATTCTTTTGAGATAATGAAAAAAAACAAAATTTTGCCGAGATTAAATAATCTTGGCAGAAGACCCGAACAAGTTTATTTTTCTTGGATGAGGGGCTATGTAATTTCCAGTTTTTTCTTAAAGGCATTGGGCATAGTCTTTGAGGTAGATACTTCAAAAATAGACCTAATTGGAGATGATGATTTGAGAAATATTGAAACTTTCAGAAGGACTCCAAAAGCGGATTTGGAAATTAAATTAAACGGTAAAGAAAAGGTTAGAATAGAAATACAATCTGGTTTTACCGGTATAAATGATATAAAACAACACAAAGTGTTAGAATCAAAACGCATTTTTAGAGATTTGGGAATTCATACATTGGCAATTCATTTTGATTTATACAACGGACAAGTGGCATTTGTAAAACTAGACGAGATAGAAGACAGAAATATCAATTGGATTACAAGGCAGCAAATGGAAGGGCAAACGGTTTTTAACATAAATCAGAATTATTTCGTGTGGAAAATTACGCAGAAGCCAATCAAATATAAAAAAATCAAATTTGATTTATGA
- a CDS encoding tyrosine-type recombinase/integrase, translating to METIKLTQSIKNFLEYLKIRGKSHHTLISYSRGLDLFKKQLGNIPIDQITKRNLINYQLWLSKLKGKSSQNLSLATQSHYLIIIRSFIAHLQKQDYKIAITPQIIELPKISDREVTFLDRSELRKLLKAPLRYQAKPIINLRDKAILELLFSTGLRLFELTNLNKEQINFKQKELAIIGKGGKIRLVFLSGNAIDGLENYLKARKDNCPALFVRHDRDIIARLSPRGVQLLITKYSKLAKIVKKVTPHTMRRSFAVDLLNNGCNLYFVQKLLGHSSISTTERYLSVSNNFLKEAYHKFHDKRLTKKNKKDNL from the coding sequence ATGGAAACAATAAAATTAACACAATCCATTAAAAATTTTTTGGAATATCTAAAAATTAGAGGCAAAAGTCATCACACGCTAATTAGTTATAGCCGTGGCTTAGATCTTTTTAAAAAGCAACTTGGCAATATTCCAATTGACCAAATTACTAAAAGAAATTTAATTAATTATCAATTGTGGTTGAGCAAATTAAAAGGCAAATCAAGCCAAAATTTGAGTTTAGCCACCCAATCGCATTATTTAATAATAATCCGCAGTTTTATTGCCCATCTTCAAAAACAAGATTATAAAATAGCTATTACGCCTCAAATCATTGAATTGCCTAAAATTAGTGACAGAGAAGTAACTTTTTTAGATAGGTCCGAATTGAGGAAATTACTAAAAGCTCCACTTAGATACCAAGCCAAGCCAATAATCAATTTGCGAGATAAAGCAATTTTAGAACTTTTATTTTCAACTGGGCTCCGGCTTTTCGAACTAACTAATTTAAATAAGGAACAAATTAATTTTAAACAAAAAGAGCTCGCAATCATAGGCAAGGGAGGCAAGATTAGACTGGTTTTTCTGTCCGGAAATGCCATTGATGGTCTTGAAAATTACCTTAAGGCAAGAAAAGATAATTGTCCTGCCCTATTTGTCCGTCATGATAGGGATATAATAGCCCGGCTATCACCTCGGGGCGTTCAATTACTGATAACCAAATATAGCAAATTAGCCAAGATTGTCAAAAAAGTCACGCCTCATACAATGAGGAGGTCTTTCGCCGTGGATTTGCTCAACAACGGCTGTAATCTTTACTTTGTCCAAAAATTACTTGGACATAGCTCAATTTCCACAACCGAAAGATACTTAAGTGTCTCAAACAATTTTCTAAAAGAAGCCTATCACAAATTCCACGACAAGCGGTTGACTAAAAAGAATAAAAAAGATAATCTATAA
- a CDS encoding DUF559 domain-containing protein, with protein sequence MATYYQNRYRYRGGYNKRASANIRTKENKAPIVHTDPTSSRWQNLLKYYGACISVENSGEITLFSFKEGTEFLQVPVMDKEWVASGKERLEFEGQNEKIQTLINGPRWSRSPLSFFYGFPCHIKHIEQSRRGWSGQIIQPILIFGVDLIRTETGYAFVLQSDRPRINSAFLTDKSLLTSVEERKQVAEAVLGAWDEEKSREQNLKTILSAFAELLPQEVLFSKDILRDKTTELKAENSILPLGIIFRSVDSKYTYGLEQELSELRGVATPNDVWRVILDRNTEDGKNNKNDEFLEITGLNDEQRGAVKSAFNNIVSVITGPPGTGKSQIVLNIIANALLHNESVLFGSKNHKAVDVVIERLLRLQSEPVILKYGQKEREVEFAEALLSAIERASSYDSQILEREIGEYKKKLELIREEEEEAKKSLFRILDRRNRISHLDAVLELIKTELPSPISKNLKQYKKIERNYNFNRLLGLLGRLIKEIDGDLSFVSRILSFFGLTIEKRVLKASKSLLIVMPIQGISFPIKSEHNCREILTVARLLKRWMDNQSELLSVVRENENEQRIEILRERITKSKERAIDVSIRYVDALMKRRLKSLGSKERRDIADYVSIVRRLEGDVIGGDFAKRLYNERKRMFKSVVRAFPAMAVTNLSVRHALPLSADVVDIVVIDEASQCDIASALPLLYRAKRAVIIGDPNQLTHISLLHRADDQQLQQQMGLTSTDDQRFLYSINSLFELARSTVGTGAKFTHLLEHYRSRAEIIGFSNKRFYGNRLSVWTDYRRLRGTGHPDAVVWHDVVGEVIRPSVGSAYNLDEAKEIVVLIEEIIKRIAAHGDDYSVSLGVVTPFREQANKIRDLIGQKIDAAQLRKLDFIVETAHKYQGDEKDIMIFSPVVSRKIQKRSLGFLGSTVNLFNVAITRARAELHIVGDRVACAQSGILHLSKFVQYVDELEPENKDQKGGKFESPWEEVLYDALARKGIKTIPQYPLHQYRLDLAIVDSEIPIDIEIDGEMWHRDIDGGRLLSDLKRDQHLIMYGWQVKRFWVYQLQNDLEQCVQEIKEIIKKK encoded by the coding sequence ATGGCAACTTATTATCAAAACAGATATAGATATCGAGGAGGATATAATAAAAGAGCTTCGGCTAATATTAGAACAAAAGAAAACAAAGCGCCGATAGTCCATACTGATCCAACATCTTCTCGTTGGCAGAATCTTCTTAAATATTATGGAGCCTGTATTTCGGTTGAGAATTCTGGAGAAATTACGCTTTTTTCTTTTAAAGAAGGGACAGAATTTTTACAAGTGCCAGTAATGGATAAAGAGTGGGTTGCGTCTGGGAAAGAGCGATTAGAGTTTGAAGGGCAAAATGAAAAAATACAAACATTAATCAACGGGCCACGGTGGAGTCGGAGCCCGCTTTCTTTTTTTTACGGTTTTCCATGCCACATCAAACATATTGAACAATCAAGGCGCGGCTGGTCAGGTCAAATTATTCAGCCGATTTTGATTTTCGGCGTTGATCTAATACGGACGGAAACTGGGTACGCGTTTGTATTACAATCAGATAGACCAAGAATAAATTCAGCTTTTCTTACTGATAAAAGTTTATTAACCAGTGTTGAGGAAAGAAAACAAGTAGCTGAAGCGGTTTTGGGGGCATGGGACGAAGAAAAAAGCAGAGAGCAGAACCTTAAAACCATTCTTAGCGCATTTGCCGAATTACTACCGCAAGAGGTTTTATTTTCAAAAGATATTTTACGCGACAAAACGACTGAATTGAAAGCAGAAAACAGTATTTTGCCTCTTGGAATAATTTTTCGAAGCGTGGATTCAAAATATACATACGGATTAGAACAGGAGTTGAGCGAACTGCGGGGCGTTGCCACTCCGAATGATGTTTGGCGCGTCATTTTGGACCGAAATACAGAAGATGGAAAAAATAACAAGAATGACGAGTTTTTGGAAATAACTGGACTGAACGATGAACAGCGCGGAGCGGTCAAAAGTGCTTTTAATAATATAGTTAGCGTAATCACAGGGCCGCCAGGAACTGGAAAATCGCAAATTGTCCTCAATATTATTGCTAATGCCTTATTACATAACGAGAGCGTCTTGTTCGGAAGTAAAAATCATAAGGCAGTTGATGTTGTTATTGAACGGTTGTTGCGACTACAGTCAGAACCAGTCATTTTAAAATATGGGCAAAAAGAACGAGAGGTTGAGTTTGCAGAAGCGCTTTTATCTGCGATTGAGCGCGCATCAAGTTATGACAGTCAAATATTAGAACGCGAAATCGGAGAATATAAGAAAAAATTAGAATTAATCAGAGAGGAAGAAGAAGAGGCGAAAAAATCTCTTTTTCGTATTCTTGACCGGAGAAATCGCATCAGCCATCTTGATGCCGTTCTTGAATTAATTAAAACGGAGTTGCCTTCACCAATTTCTAAAAATTTAAAGCAGTATAAAAAGATTGAAAGAAATTATAACTTTAATAGATTACTTGGTCTTTTGGGTCGTTTGATAAAAGAAATTGATGGGGACTTGAGTTTTGTTTCGCGCATCCTTTCTTTTTTTGGTTTAACCATAGAGAAGCGGGTATTGAAAGCTTCAAAGTCTTTGCTTATTGTTATGCCTATTCAGGGCATTTCTTTTCCGATCAAATCAGAACATAATTGCAGGGAGATTTTGACTGTTGCGCGTTTACTGAAGCGATGGATGGATAATCAATCAGAACTTCTAAGCGTTGTGCGCGAAAATGAAAATGAACAACGAATAGAAATTTTACGAGAGAGAATAACAAAAAGTAAAGAGCGCGCAATTGATGTCAGTATCAGATATGTTGATGCGCTGATGAAGCGTCGCTTGAAATCATTAGGAAGTAAGGAGCGACGCGATATTGCTGATTATGTAAGTATTGTTCGGCGACTAGAAGGCGATGTAATTGGCGGCGATTTTGCCAAAAGATTATACAATGAAAGAAAGCGGATGTTTAAGAGCGTGGTTAGAGCATTTCCGGCAATGGCTGTAACAAACCTGTCTGTACGCCATGCGCTTCCATTAAGCGCTGATGTTGTTGATATAGTGGTTATTGACGAAGCGTCGCAATGCGATATTGCATCAGCACTTCCGCTCCTGTATAGAGCAAAACGGGCTGTAATTATTGGAGATCCGAATCAGCTTACCCATATTTCTCTTTTACATCGCGCAGACGATCAGCAATTGCAGCAACAGATGGGGTTAACCTCCACGGATGACCAGCGTTTTCTTTACAGCATCAACTCTCTTTTTGAACTTGCAAGAAGTACTGTTGGCACAGGAGCAAAGTTTACGCACCTGCTTGAACATTATCGTAGTCGCGCAGAGATTATTGGATTTTCAAATAAAAGATTTTACGGCAATAGGTTGAGCGTGTGGACGGATTATAGGCGATTGCGCGGAACAGGACATCCAGACGCTGTTGTTTGGCATGATGTTGTTGGAGAAGTTATTCGTCCATCTGTCGGAAGCGCTTATAATCTTGATGAAGCAAAAGAAATTGTTGTGTTGATTGAGGAGATTATTAAAAGAATTGCGGCGCATGGCGATGATTATTCTGTATCGCTTGGCGTCGTGACTCCATTCAGGGAACAAGCGAATAAGATTAGAGATTTAATAGGGCAAAAAATAGATGCAGCTCAGCTACGAAAGTTGGATTTTATAGTCGAAACTGCTCATAAATATCAAGGCGATGAGAAAGATATAATGATTTTCTCCCCCGTAGTATCCCGTAAAATTCAAAAACGCTCACTCGGATTTTTAGGTAGTACGGTTAATTTATTTAATGTAGCGATTACTCGCGCGCGGGCAGAATTACATATTGTCGGTGATAGAGTTGCTTGTGCTCAATCGGGCATTCTACATCTTTCGAAGTTTGTGCAATATGTCGATGAATTAGAGCCAGAAAATAAAGACCAAAAAGGTGGAAAATTTGAGTCGCCATGGGAGGAAGTTTTGTACGATGCGCTCGCTCGGAAAGGGATTAAGACAATCCCTCAATATCCTCTCCATCAATATCGTCTTGATCTTGCTATCGTTGATTCAGAAATTCCCATTGATATAGAAATTGATGGAGAGATGTGGCATCGTGATATTGATGGGGGGCGATTGCTTTCAGATTTAAAGCGGGACCAACATCTTATTATGTACGGCTGGCAAGTTAAGCGGTTTTGGGTGTATCAGCTCCAAAATGACTTAGAACAATGCGTGCAAGAAATAAAGGAAATCATTAAGAAAAAATGA
- a CDS encoding DNA cytosine methyltransferase encodes MSKKIKIIDLFSGVGGLSYGFARDDNFEIVAANEILENMAKAYLLNHPGVKVYVDDIKNFNAKIIKGDLRIKTGKIDIIVGGPPCQAYSTVGKRLINDSRGKLFQEYYRVLKEFNPKFFLFENVKGLLSMQGGELLKTIMSLFESLGYETQYKVLNAADYGAPQIRERVIIIGSKLKTKFQYPKPTHYDSKEKQSLFNDNLLPYLTLEDAISDLPFIKAGEEIFEYISEPKNDFQKIMRENVQEKLMDHNAPKNNERLIKIMELLPDGGTPEDLPKELRPTSGFKNTYCRLWWKRPSTTITRNLGTPSSSRCIHPKAPRPLTTREGARIQCFPDDYQFYGSRGDRNLQIGNAVPTFLSVALAKSILNNFQTEKLI; translated from the coding sequence ATGAGTAAAAAAATCAAAATAATAGATTTGTTTTCTGGAGTTGGGGGGTTGAGTTATGGCTTTGCTCGCGATGACAATTTTGAGATAGTAGCAGCAAATGAGATTTTGGAAAATATGGCTAAGGCCTATTTGTTAAATCATCCAGGAGTAAAAGTTTATGTTGACGACATAAAGAATTTTAACGCGAAAATTATTAAGGGTGATCTGCGAATTAAAACAGGGAAAATTGATATAATTGTTGGCGGACCGCCTTGTCAGGCCTATTCAACAGTTGGCAAAAGATTAATTAACGATTCGCGAGGAAAACTTTTTCAAGAATATTATCGGGTTTTGAAGGAATTCAATCCGAAATTTTTTCTTTTTGAAAATGTAAAAGGATTGCTATCTATGCAAGGAGGAGAATTATTGAAAACAATTATGTCGCTTTTTGAATCGTTGGGATACGAGACGCAATATAAGGTTTTAAACGCGGCTGACTACGGCGCGCCGCAAATAAGAGAAAGAGTCATAATTATAGGGTCAAAATTAAAAACTAAATTTCAGTATCCAAAACCCACACATTATGATTCGAAAGAAAAACAAAGTTTGTTTAATGATAATTTGCTTCCTTATTTAACTCTTGAGGACGCCATAAGTGATTTGCCATTTATTAAAGCGGGAGAGGAAATTTTTGAATATATCTCGGAGCCAAAAAACGATTTTCAGAAAATTATGAGAGAAAATGTTCAGGAAAAGTTGATGGATCATAACGCTCCAAAAAACAACGAAAGATTAATTAAGATAATGGAATTGTTACCGGATGGCGGCACACCTGAAGATTTGCCGAAAGAGTTGCGACCAACATCGGGATTTAAAAATACTTACTGTCGTTTGTGGTGGAAACGACCATCAACTACAATTACGAGAAATTTAGGCACACCATCATCTTCCAGGTGTATTCATCCGAAAGCGCCAAGGCCGTTAACCACAAGAGAGGGGGCAAGAATTCAATGTTTTCCAGATGATTATCAATTTTATGGTTCAAGGGGCGACAGGAACTTACAAATAGGAAATGCCGTTCCGACATTTCTTTCTGTCGCGTTGGCAAAATCGATTTTAAACAATTTTCAAACAGAAAAATTGATTTAA
- a CDS encoding DUF4352 domain-containing protein, whose product MNEEKKKSENLSKQEEIEMEEKMRVEARVKAEKEIKKKEQEKQGYGCLAVLGLIVFVIVIIIFIDGDGSKKKETTQSLAPEKSQIITVYLKKEAWLKNCKIIAYGISKHQESDSWRQPSLGNKYIAIDIELTNITDNPKYYSTYDFELYDNQGHIYERSIYEKEPKFESIELAPTRKMRGYITYEVPNNINLDTLELVYLDDSWLSSDFETVVIKLEER is encoded by the coding sequence ATGAACGAAGAAAAAAAGAAAAGCGAAAATTTATCAAAACAAGAAGAAATAGAAATGGAAGAAAAAATGCGAGTAGAGGCGAGGGTTAAAGCAGAAAAAGAGATTAAGAAAAAAGAGCAAGAAAAGCAAGGTTATGGCTGTTTGGCTGTTTTAGGGCTTATCGTCTTTGTCATTGTTATTATTATTTTTATTGATGGAGATGGAAGCAAAAAGAAAGAAACAACTCAATCTCTTGCTCCTGAAAAATCTCAGATTATTACAGTATATCTTAAAAAAGAAGCATGGTTAAAAAACTGTAAAATAATCGCATACGGCATATCTAAACATCAAGAATCTGACTCTTGGCGTCAGCCATCACTAGGTAATAAATATATTGCAATTGATATAGAACTTACCAATATCACAGATAATCCTAAATATTACAGTACATATGATTTTGAGCTTTATGATAACCAAGGACATATTTATGAGAGATCTATTTACGAAAAAGAACCAAAATTTGAAAGTATTGAATTAGCGCCAACAAGAAAAATGAGAGGATATATCACCTATGAAGTGCCCAACAATATAAATCTGGATACTTTAGAGTTGGTCTATCTTGATGATTCATGGCTTTCTTCTGATTTTGAAACGGTAGTTATTAAACTTGAAGAAAGATAA
- a CDS encoding aspartate ammonia-lyase, whose product MIKKRPNIVGIAGEYFVAAELSQRGLIATITLKNTPKVDLLVTNPDNGKSISIQTKTMSVENNQGWNLAKSTEEDAGLINHYVVLVDLLGPNKLPEYYIFPQKTFCKYLYQKHRKWLRTPGRGGRPRKDNSVRCFDPQRNNKDDLEFGKPYKNNWKILNIW is encoded by the coding sequence ATGATTAAAAAACGCCCAAATATTGTTGGAATAGCGGGAGAATATTTTGTGGCTGCGGAATTATCTCAAAGGGGTTTGATCGCCACAATTACTTTGAAAAATACGCCTAAAGTTGATTTATTGGTTACTAACCCCGACAATGGTAAATCAATTTCAATCCAAACCAAAACCATGTCGGTTGAGAACAATCAAGGATGGAACTTAGCAAAAAGCACCGAAGAAGATGCAGGACTAATTAATCATTATGTTGTTTTAGTAGACCTTTTGGGGCCAAACAAACTACCAGAATATTATATATTCCCTCAAAAAACATTTTGTAAATATCTTTATCAAAAACATCGCAAATGGCTAAGAACCCCGGGCCGTGGCGGTCGTCCTCGCAAAGACAATTCCGTTCGTTGTTTTGACCCGCAAAGAAATAATAAAGATGATTTAGAATTTGGCAAACCTTACAAAAATAATTGGAAAATCTTAAATATTTGGTAA
- a CDS encoding MerR family transcriptional regulator, whose amino-acid sequence MNKKLIKIGQLAKEVGSTVSEIKFYTQKGLLKPSGHTPGKHRLYDHEKSLKVIEKIKELQKEAQKFQLKNIKKLLK is encoded by the coding sequence ATGAACAAAAAACTTATTAAAATTGGACAATTAGCCAAAGAAGTCGGGTCTACCGTCTCGGAAATTAAATTTTATACTCAAAAGGGGCTGTTGAAGCCATCCGGACATACGCCGGGAAAACATCGGCTTTATGACCATGAAAAATCCTTGAAAGTTATCGAGAAAATAAAAGAACTTCAAAAAGAAGCTCAAAAATTTCAACTCAAAAATATTAAAAAATTACTTAAATAA